In Moorella sp. Hama-1, a single genomic region encodes these proteins:
- a CDS encoding initiation control protein YabA — MSTNQPEDTGGMLVVALAGLEGQLNEVLKEVRRLRARARALEEENQRLRTLILSAGEGEGGRQQLVRLYNEGYHVCPPHFARVRGQEGCLFCQSFLEKKGLLPDG, encoded by the coding sequence ATGAGCACTAATCAACCGGAAGATACCGGGGGTATGCTGGTGGTAGCCCTGGCCGGGCTGGAGGGACAGTTAAACGAGGTGCTGAAGGAGGTACGGCGCCTGCGGGCCCGGGCCCGGGCCTTGGAGGAAGAAAACCAGCGCCTGCGCACCCTCATCCTGTCTGCCGGCGAAGGCGAGGGGGGGCGCCAGCAGCTGGTGCGCCTCTATAATGAAGGGTATCACGTCTGCCCGCCCCATTTCGCCCGGGTACGGGGCCAGGAGGGCTGCCTCTTTTGCCAGAGCTTCCTGGAAAAGAAGGGGTTATTGCCTGATGGCTAG
- the rsmI gene encoding 16S rRNA (cytidine(1402)-2'-O)-methyltransferase yields MASLYLVATPIGNLEDITLRALKVLREVDLIAAEDTRHTRELLAHYEIHTPLTSYHRHNLAAKTPYLLGLLREGRDIALVSDAGLPGISDPGEELVREAVAAGLAVVPVPGASAALTALVASGLPAGRFAFEGFLPRAGKERRERLAALAAEERTLIFYEAPHRLAATLTDLATTLGARQVAVARELTKKFETIWRGTLREAAGYFQDNPPRGEITLVVAGAPPASRPAFDPLQAAAAVAELVAGGMERKEAMKQVARQYGQSRREIYRACLEAEQGRSPS; encoded by the coding sequence ATGGCTAGTCTCTACCTGGTGGCCACACCCATTGGTAACCTGGAGGATATCACCCTCAGGGCCCTCAAGGTTCTGCGGGAGGTAGACCTTATTGCCGCCGAGGATACCCGGCACACCCGGGAACTCCTGGCCCACTATGAGATTCATACCCCCCTGACCAGCTATCACCGCCACAACCTGGCCGCCAAAACCCCTTACCTGCTGGGGCTGTTACGGGAGGGCCGGGACATTGCCCTGGTATCTGACGCCGGCCTCCCGGGCATTAGCGATCCCGGGGAGGAACTGGTCCGGGAAGCTGTGGCCGCCGGCCTGGCGGTGGTACCAGTACCGGGAGCCAGCGCCGCCTTGACGGCCCTGGTGGCCTCCGGGCTGCCGGCGGGCCGCTTTGCCTTTGAAGGTTTTTTACCCCGGGCCGGGAAGGAACGCCGGGAGCGCCTGGCGGCCCTGGCGGCTGAGGAACGGACCCTTATTTTTTATGAAGCGCCCCACCGGCTGGCGGCCACCCTGACCGACCTGGCGACTACCCTGGGAGCCCGGCAGGTGGCAGTAGCCCGGGAGTTAACGAAAAAGTTTGAGACCATCTGGCGGGGTACCCTTCGGGAGGCCGCCGGCTACTTCCAGGATAACCCGCCCCGGGGGGAGATTACCCTGGTGGTCGCCGGCGCGCCGCCGGCGTCCCGGCCGGCCTTCGATCCCCTTCAGGCGGCAGCGGCGGTAGCGGAACTGGTGGCCGGTGGGATGGAACGCAAGGAGGCCATGAAGCAGGTAGCCCGCCAATATGGGCAGTCCCGGCGGGAGATCTACCGCGCCTGCCTGGAGGCGGAGCAAGGGAGAAGCCCCTCATGA
- a CDS encoding AbrB/MazE/SpoVT family DNA-binding domain-containing protein, with amino-acid sequence MIKSTGIVRKVDELGRVVIPIELRRTLGIDERDALEIYVDHEKIILKKYEPACVFCGNAEDVVNFHGKNVCRECLEAMSEQAKAV; translated from the coding sequence ATGATTAAATCCACAGGTATTGTCCGGAAAGTGGACGAGCTGGGCCGGGTGGTCATTCCTATCGAGCTGCGCCGCACCCTGGGTATTGACGAACGCGACGCTCTGGAGATCTATGTCGATCATGAGAAGATCATCCTGAAGAAGTATGAGCCGGCCTGCGTCTTCTGCGGCAACGCCGAGGATGTCGTCAACTTCCATGGCAAAAACGTCTGCCGTGAATGCCTGGAAGCCATGAGCGAGCAGGCCAAGGCCGTCTAA
- the metG gene encoding methionine--tRNA ligase — translation MGDKVFYVTTPIYYPSDKLHIGHALTTTMADTLARYKRMRGYDVYFLTGSDEHGQKIQRKAREAGLEPIQYVNRIVATFQELWRRLNISYNDFIRTTEPRHIRVVQALLQKIYDQGDIYKSTYEGWYCTPCETFWTERQLQDGNCPDCGRPVELVQEESYFFQMSKYAGRLLQYIKEHPDFIQPATRRNEMISFIEGGLEDLCISRTTFDWGIPVPMDPKHVTYVWFDALTNYISALGYGTGDDLLFRKYWSAAVHLVGKDIVRFHTIIWPIILMAAGIEPPRQVFGHGWLLVDGGKMSKSKGNVVDPLVLIDRYGADAIRYFLLREMPYGADGYYSEEALISRYNTDLANDFGNLLSRTTAMIEKFNGGVIAAPAAPEPPDEELTALAAAIPAEVDAALNHYEFARALAAIWRLVNRANKYIEETAPWALARDPRRKPRLQTVLYNLAEAIRQATIMVGPFMPGIPDRVWQQLGLEDVPAARTWESLAAWGGIPAGTRVNRSEALFPRIDLKEWEGEVPVMEKVEPEKAEPVKAAPAPTGAADAGTGPEEITIEEFSRINLRVALVLAAEKVANADKLLKLQVRIGDEERTIVAGIARYYQPEELVGKKVVVVANLKPAKLRGIVSQGMVLAAVDDESLSLVTPERAIKDGARVR, via the coding sequence GTGGGGGATAAGGTATTCTATGTCACCACCCCTATCTATTATCCCAGTGATAAACTCCATATCGGCCATGCCCTGACGACCACCATGGCCGATACCCTGGCCCGCTATAAGCGTATGCGGGGTTACGACGTCTATTTTCTCACCGGTTCGGACGAACACGGCCAGAAGATCCAGCGCAAGGCCCGGGAGGCCGGCCTGGAGCCCATCCAGTACGTCAACCGGATCGTGGCCACCTTCCAGGAACTCTGGCGGCGCCTCAATATATCCTATAACGACTTTATTCGCACCACCGAGCCGCGCCATATACGGGTCGTCCAGGCCCTGCTGCAAAAGATATACGACCAGGGCGATATCTATAAATCTACTTACGAGGGCTGGTACTGTACCCCCTGCGAGACCTTCTGGACGGAGCGGCAGCTCCAGGACGGCAATTGCCCCGACTGCGGCCGTCCGGTGGAACTGGTCCAGGAGGAAAGCTACTTCTTCCAGATGAGTAAATACGCCGGTCGGTTGCTGCAATATATCAAGGAGCACCCCGATTTTATCCAGCCCGCCACCCGGCGCAATGAAATGATCAGCTTTATTGAGGGCGGCCTGGAAGATCTATGCATCTCTCGGACCACCTTTGACTGGGGCATCCCGGTGCCCATGGACCCCAAACACGTTACCTATGTATGGTTCGATGCTTTGACCAACTACATCTCGGCCCTGGGGTACGGTACCGGGGACGACCTCCTCTTCCGCAAGTACTGGTCGGCGGCCGTCCACCTGGTGGGTAAGGATATCGTTCGCTTTCATACCATTATCTGGCCCATTATCCTCATGGCCGCCGGGATCGAGCCGCCTCGCCAGGTCTTCGGCCACGGCTGGCTCCTGGTGGATGGCGGCAAGATGTCTAAATCCAAGGGCAATGTCGTCGACCCCCTGGTCCTCATTGACCGCTATGGCGCGGACGCCATCCGTTACTTCCTCCTGCGGGAGATGCCCTACGGTGCTGACGGCTATTATAGCGAGGAGGCTTTAATCAGCCGTTACAATACTGACCTGGCCAATGACTTTGGTAACCTCCTCAGCCGGACTACGGCCATGATTGAGAAGTTTAACGGCGGGGTCATCGCGGCGCCGGCAGCGCCGGAACCGCCGGACGAGGAGTTAACTGCCCTGGCGGCAGCCATCCCGGCTGAGGTGGACGCCGCCCTGAACCACTATGAGTTTGCCCGGGCCCTGGCCGCCATCTGGCGCCTGGTCAACCGGGCCAATAAATACATTGAAGAAACGGCCCCCTGGGCCCTGGCCAGGGACCCCCGGAGGAAACCGCGCCTGCAAACGGTCCTTTATAACCTGGCTGAGGCCATACGCCAGGCGACAATTATGGTTGGTCCCTTTATGCCCGGCATCCCCGACCGGGTGTGGCAGCAGCTGGGATTGGAGGACGTTCCGGCGGCCCGCACCTGGGAGAGTCTAGCGGCCTGGGGGGGGATTCCCGCAGGTACCAGAGTCAACCGGAGCGAGGCCCTGTTCCCCCGGATCGATTTAAAAGAATGGGAAGGAGAAGTACCAGTGATGGAGAAAGTAGAACCGGAAAAAGCGGAACCAGTAAAGGCAGCACCTGCGCCCACCGGGGCGGCTGACGCCGGGACCGGCCCGGAGGAGATTACCATTGAGGAGTTCAGCCGGATAAACTTAAGGGTAGCCCTGGTCCTGGCAGCCGAAAAGGTGGCCAATGCCGATAAGCTCTTGAAACTCCAGGTCCGGATTGGAGACGAGGAACGGACCATTGTGGCCGGCATCGCCCGTTACTACCAGCCGGAGGAACTGGTGGGCAAAAAGGTAGTCGTGGTCGCCAACTTAAAGCCGGCGAAACTGCGGGGCATTGTTTCCCAGGGGATGGTCCTGGCGGCCGTGGACGACGAGTCTTTAAGCCTGGTAACCCCGGAGCGGGCCATCAAAGACGGCGCCCGGGTGCGCTAG
- a CDS encoding TatD family hydrolase: protein MMTLIDSHAHLNDPAFAGDLDEVMGRLEEAGVVGLVNVGYDVPSSRRAVEQAHSRSYIHAAVAVHPHDALSFDAEAEATIRGLARDGRVVAIGETGLDYYRNLSPRQRQQEVFRWHLELAREWRLPVIIHDRDAHEDTLRILKKAGPLPAGGVLHCFSGSWEMARECLELGFYISFAGPVTFKNAVKQRAIAARVPLERLLIETDCPYLTPEPHRGHRNEPAYVGLVAAALAAARGQTVEEIATATATNARQLFGM from the coding sequence ATGATGACACTCATCGATTCCCACGCTCATTTGAACGACCCGGCCTTTGCCGGCGACCTGGACGAGGTGATGGGCCGCCTGGAGGAGGCCGGAGTGGTGGGGCTGGTCAACGTCGGCTACGACGTGCCTTCCTCCCGCCGGGCCGTGGAACAGGCCCACAGCCGGAGCTACATCCACGCTGCCGTGGCCGTCCATCCCCATGATGCCCTTTCCTTTGATGCGGAAGCGGAAGCAACCATCCGTGGCCTGGCCCGGGACGGCCGGGTGGTGGCCATTGGGGAAACGGGGTTGGATTACTACCGCAACCTCTCCCCCCGCCAGCGCCAGCAGGAGGTCTTCCGCTGGCACCTGGAACTGGCCCGGGAATGGCGTTTGCCGGTGATTATCCACGACCGGGACGCCCACGAGGATACCCTGCGTATTTTAAAAAAGGCCGGCCCCCTGCCGGCCGGCGGCGTTCTCCACTGCTTTTCCGGTAGTTGGGAGATGGCCCGCGAGTGCCTGGAACTGGGCTTTTATATCTCCTTCGCCGGGCCGGTGACCTTTAAAAACGCTGTTAAGCAGCGGGCCATAGCCGCCCGGGTACCCCTGGAGCGGCTGCTCATCGAGACTGATTGTCCCTACCTGACCCCGGAGCCCCACCGTGGCCACCGCAACGAACCGGCCTATGTGGGCCTGGTGGCGGCGGCCCTGGCCGCCGCCCGGGGCCAAACAGTAGAAGAGATAGCGACCGCCACAGCCACTAACGCCCGGCAGCTGTTTGGGATGTGA